One region of Lathamus discolor isolate bLatDis1 chromosome 2, bLatDis1.hap1, whole genome shotgun sequence genomic DNA includes:
- the LOC136008679 gene encoding DGAT1/2-independent enzyme synthesizing storage lipids-like isoform X3 — protein MGDQKKCWTCYRGSKITRDKGMKKAFIWWMEMIGGNESCAAGPMPMSYLTCLTSILREWTGVEHIEDYLSYAVYLSWVLFPLVAVFLLPGVLVILFYTSILLLHIYKRKNELKEAYSNDFWDGAKQMLATLWDGHGRIWHGYELHGAENIPEGPGLVVFYHGATPADCVYFMARLLIQKKRYCHVVADHFVFRLPGFKILLDVHGVMHGPKEECVSALKKGSLIAIAPGGVREALFSDEMYTIIWGNRKGFAQVAIDAKVKYLGHCMNVLDCQ, from the exons ATGGGTGATCAGAAGAAATGCTGGACCTGTTACAGAGGGAGCAAAATTACAAGAGATAAAGGCATGAAGAAGGCCTTTATCTGGTGGATG gAGATGATAGGTGGAAATGAATCCTGTGCTGCAGGACCGATGCCTATGTCCTACTTAACCTGCCTGACTTCCATTCTGCGAGAATGGACTGGCGTGGAGCATATTGAAGATTATCTGAGTTATGCAGTCTACCTTTCATGGGTGCTTTTTCCACTTGTAGCAGTTTTTCTACTACCAGGAGTTCTCGTCATCCTCTTCTACACCTCCATTCTCCTCCTTCATATTtataaaaggaagaatgaaCTAAAGGAAGCCTATTCCAATGATTTCTGGGATGGCGCAAAACAAATGTTAGCTACGCTATGGGATGGACATGGCAGAATATGGCATG GTTATGAACTTCATGGGGCTGAAAATATTCCTGAAGGTCCAGGGCTTGTTGTGTTTTATCATGGAGCTACTCCTGCTGATTGTGTCTATTTCATGGCTAGACTTCTTATACAAAAGAAGAGATACTGCCATGTAGTAGCTGATCATTTCGTCTTTAGATTACCAG gttttaaaatattacttgaTGTACATGGAGTTATGCATGGACCAAAAGAGGAATGTGTCAGTGCACTGAAGAAGGGCTCTCTGATAGCCATTGCCCCAGGTGGAGTTCGGGAAGCACTCTTTAGTGATGAAATGTATACTATTATCTGGGGTAATCGGAAGGGCTTTGCTCAGGTGGCCATCGATGCAAAAGTG
- the LOC136009380 gene encoding DGAT1/2-independent enzyme synthesizing storage lipids-like, which translates to MPMTDLSSLAYILEEWTVAEYLKKYLIYVVIASLTMSAMLFFFIVPLTIVFFIYVTNILLLMHQRNSETEADPLSDVWDSARKTIASFWDVYARIWHGYELHGVENLPEGPGILVYYHGAIPIDYLYFLSRLFLWKKRLCLSVADHFVFRLPGLKLLLGVTGVMPGTREECLIALKNGYLVSISPGGVREALFSDESYQLVWGNRKGFARVALDAKVPIIPMYTQNVREGYRMLKERRFFRWLYESTRLPFTPPYGGLPVKFRTYIGEQIPYDPNITTDELVEKTKTAIQALISKHQTIPGSIWKALLERFDKRRSD; encoded by the exons ATGCCAATGACTGATCTAAGCTCCCTTGCCTATATACTGGAAGAATGGACTGTTGCGGAGTACCTGAAGAAATACCTTATTTATGTGGTCATCGCCTCACTGACAATGAGtgcaatgttatttttttttatagttccTTTGACAATCGTCTTTTTCATTTACGTTAcgaatattttgcttttaatgcaTCAGAGGAACAGTGAGACAGAAGCAGATCCCTTGAGTGATGTTTGGGATAGTGCAAGGAAAACTATAGCAAGTTTTTGGGATGTATATGCAAGAATATGGCATG GTTATGAGCTTCATGGTGTGGAAAACCTACCAGAAGGACCGGGCATTCTGGTGTATTACCATGGAGCTATTCCTATAGACTATCTTTACTTCTTATCTAGGCTGTTTCTCTGGAAGAAAAGACTTTGTCTGTCAGTAGCTGATCATTTTGTCTTTCGCTTACCAG GACTTAAATTGTTGCTGGGAGTGACAGGTGTTATGCCAGGTACAAGAGAGGAATGCCTCATTGCCCTGAAGAATGGATACTTGGTGTCCATCTCACCAGGTGGAGTTAGAGAAGCATTATTCAGTGATGAAAGTTATCAACTTGTGTGGGGAAATCGAAAAGGCTTTGCTCGGGTCGCTCTAGATGCAAAAGTG CCCATCATTCCAATGTACACTCAAAATGTCCGGGAAGGATATAGGATGCTTAAAGAAAGAA gattttttaGATGGTTGTATGAAAGCACTCGACTGCCGTTTACTCCTCCGTACGGAGGACTTCCGGTTAAATTTCGCACATACATTGGGGAGCAAATCCCTTATGATCCAAATATCACTACAGATGAATTAGTTGAAAAG aCAAAGACTGCCATCCAGGCTCTCATAAGCAAGCATCAAACAATCCCAGGCAGCATATGGAAGGCTTTGCTGGAGCGATTTGATAAACGTAGAAGTGAttag